The Gemmatimonas phototrophica region CGGAGCGCAGCATTCAGGAGGACGAGAGAACTCAGAAGATCGGCCTGCTTTACCATACTGTCTTCGGATCTGTTGAAACCGCAGTGCAACTTGCCAATGATCTACTCGAGCGAAACGAGGACGTCAGATCAACAACCCAGAGCATTGCTGAATGCGGAAGAGCTGGTTACGTCCTTCGAATGGCGGGAGATCGCAGTCGAGCAAAATTCGCCCTCGAGCTTGCATATGAACGAGCGCTAGCCATTGAGGCACCTCGACTTGCGGAGTACCCGGCCTGGCAACTCGCCCAGATTGGAATTGAGGAAGGAAATTCCGAAGCCTCGAGTCATTGGACCACAACACTGCGGAATCTCGCTGAAGGAAACGCTGACGAGGCTGCAAACAGTTACGTACATGGTCACTTATGCTTATTCGCAATCTCGCAAGGGAAAAGAAGGGAGGCCGAGTTTCAACTCGCGCGATGCCAGAAGACACTCGCGGGACTCCAGCCAATTCGCGCGTTGGCGTTTTCACTCGCCCTGGAACTTGGGGTAGGAATGATGGATAAACGCTGGGCACCGAACTCAGCGTTGATCAATGCAGCCCTAGCACATTTTGATCGTGTATCTGGATTCTGTGCAGGCGACTATTCTGCTTCAAGAATCGGTGAGGCGCTCATTCGGACGGGGGATTCAAACCGAGCCCGGAGCCTCCTTACACATTATCTGCAAGCAAAGCGGCGGGAGCGAAGTGCCCCCACCGCAATACTCAGTGCAGTATTGTCAAAACTAGAGATTCCACTTCCGAAAAGCTAAGCGACGGCTGGGGTGCGAACTCTCTTCTTTCTGATTGCATCGAAGATCTGAGTGAGCGAGTAAACACCACCATTGTCATTCTTGTCAAAGATCCGAGCGAAGTTGGGGGAGCTCAACAGCGCATCGCAGATTGATGGATCGAACTGGATGCCTCGCCACTTCTGCAGTTCCGAGCGAACTTCCGTCTCACCGAGCGCTTTTCTATAAGGGCGATCAGTGGTCATCGCGTCAATTGTGTCAGCGAACATGATGATGCGCGATTCTAGAGGAATCTCTTTCCCCTTCAATCGATCCGGATACCCGGTACCGTCCCAGTTCTCATGGTGATGACGAACAGCAGGGACGATATCTTGAAGCTCAGAAATCTTTGCAACGAGCTCCGCGCTCTTTATTGGATGCAATTCCATGATGGCTCTCTCTTCTGGAGTTAGCCGCCCTGGCTTCATAAGGATTGGCCCGAAAATCTCATGGATTTTCCCAACATCATGCAGCAGCGCTGCCCGGGAAACCTTTTCGACCTCCTTAGGGGAAAGTCCAATCTCCTGGGCAATGATGCGAGAGAACCGCTTTACTCTCTGAGAATGGCCTGAGGTATATGGGTCGCGATACTCTACCGTATGAACAAAGAGCTCGAGCAACTCCCTATTGGTAGTCTCAAGTTGTTGCATCGACTGGTAGGTGAACCTGAGCATCACGAGCATCGCGCAAAAAAGCGCTACTCCCCAGCCTCCCCAATCGACATAGGCCCGACCAAAGGCGTACACTACAAAAATTGCGGCGATATCAACCAAGAAGCCTTTTGCACTTCCTTTGGCCCATGTCTTTAGAATGCCTGAACCTTCTGCAAGGGCGATCGCAACCGCAACAGAGTAGGTATTAAGGGTCAGAAAAAGGACAACCGCAGTTGAGTGAGGCCAAAAATTCCAGGCTCTGTTCTGCTGCAGAGATACGCCCCCCAACTGCCGATAGGCCAATACGGCAACACAACCAGCGAGAACTATTTGTGCTACATTGAACGTTCGCTTGATTGCCGGTTTTTTCTTCGTCACTTCAGCCAGCGTAGCTCCAACACCAATTGCACACAGCGTCGCCCAAGACGGGTACAGAATGATGGCGGTCAGATACGGGATGTGACTTATCTCTCCGAACGTACTCCCTTGAATGCGATACTTTGAAATTGCGCCAAGAAATGCAACAAAGGCCAAGATTGCCGGGACGATGAACAGCCCCATGCTAAAGCTCGGATCATACCAATACGTGAAAACAAGCGCAGCTACCGACGTAGCCACGATGCCGTAAACGTATGCGATTACGCTTGTCTTCATGGGAGAAAAGTGCCCGCCAGCCGGCTGACTATATCAGCCCCAAGTCTTCAGGTCGGCAACAACAAACGACCAAAGTGCATTCACGAGCTGGGCCAAGAATTCCATAGTACGTCACCTCCCGTAGGGTAAGTCACGCGTGTCCCGCTCGGGACGCCACGTGCTTGATCTAGGTTGGCTCCGCTCCTACTACTGGCCTGCCCGCTCAGCTCCGCTCTAGACGGCTGACGGGGACGTTTGGGTTCTCGTCGTGACTGAGACGAAAAAAAGGTGAAAGGTCGATCACGGGGTCCCGTGACCTAGCGCTCCAGGTGCACCCACCGGTTGGTCGCGTCGAGTACTGACAACACCGCACTCGTTTCCGCGCTCTCCCGTACTTCACAGCTACCCGTCAGGCATACCGGCTCACGTCCCACCCGCGCCGATACGCTCACAAACACAAATTCGCGATCGAACGCATCCACCAGCTTCGCCCCCTCCAACGCGAGGCTCCGCTCACCGCCTGGAGTGGACTTCATGGCCGAGCCGATGGCCTGCAACGTGGCCCGCGCGGCCAACTCAATGCGCGATCGCTCCGTCTCCTGCCCCTCGGCCTCACCAAAGAATTCCTGTCCGTCACGCGACAACGCGACCCGACACAGCACCCCACGCGACCGCGACCG contains the following coding sequences:
- a CDS encoding HD-GYP domain-containing protein, coding for MKTSVIAYVYGIVATSVAALVFTYWYDPSFSMGLFIVPAILAFVAFLGAISKYRIQGSTFGEISHIPYLTAIILYPSWATLCAIGVGATLAEVTKKKPAIKRTFNVAQIVLAGCVAVLAYRQLGGVSLQQNRAWNFWPHSTAVVLFLTLNTYSVAVAIALAEGSGILKTWAKGSAKGFLVDIAAIFVVYAFGRAYVDWGGWGVALFCAMLVMLRFTYQSMQQLETTNRELLELFVHTVEYRDPYTSGHSQRVKRFSRIIAQEIGLSPKEVEKVSRAALLHDVGKIHEIFGPILMKPGRLTPEERAIMELHPIKSAELVAKISELQDIVPAVRHHHENWDGTGYPDRLKGKEIPLESRIIMFADTIDAMTTDRPYRKALGETEVRSELQKWRGIQFDPSICDALLSSPNFARIFDKNDNGGVYSLTQIFDAIRKKRVRTPAVA